Genomic segment of Plasmodium relictum strain SGS1 genome assembly, contig: PRELSG_00_v1_448, whole genome shotgun sequence:
TCTTttgcttaaaaaaaaattaaaaaattattattttttaaaaatttttttttttgaaaaattattacatatattttactaatttttttttctatttttatagcATATCTTTCTACAAGTATATATCATCGAATGTGTTTTTCCACATATTTATCtccataataaaatattgttATACATATCTTAGTATACATATGCTTATAAGTGCATTTTTGTAGTATCTTACATATACtaataatgtatatatactaagtttgattattttaaaaaagtaaagtcttttatttattaattcctAAATTTTcatgaaaaatttaaaaagtatattattatataataatgaaaaattttagaTCTTCAATCTATagaatatagaaaaattcttttttattatgtccTTTcgataaaaaatgattttaataGAACATTTAATTGATGTATTTGCCTAatgaagaataaaaatatgaaaatatttgatttatatgaatgtaaaaaaaatagaaaaattctttgtaatatttttttatatattaaaagaaattaaaaaaaaaaaaaatatttttatatattaaaataataattcatatatttataaatatatgcacAGGAAAAATCAAGAGAgctaattataaattaatttatattaattattaatatccAAAACATAGAcaattataaagaatatattaactttattaattagtataattcaaataaaaattttaaaaatatattatcttATTTcgtattaattattaatttttcgtaaaatattaaaatggAGGAACAGACATCAAAAAAACACATACGTAATATCAAATTTTCAATTAAGAAGAAAATTCTCAAATTATTTAGCAGAAACAGAAGAGGAAgtagtaaataaaattataatgttTTCTGCATAATCATTTGAAGAACTAAAAGGAGAagattatataataaaaaatatattaaaagattttaaaaaatgaaatcagaataaagataaaatgtTTACGTCATCACGTGTATAAAGTAAAGGGTTCAAGAAGAACAAAAACGCATGATTTTACAATTTAGTAATACACAACTTTTtgatatttcatttaaattaatttacattatgaataataaagggataattaaaattgcaagtatatattaaaatcttGTGAAACCTAGTGATaggtaaaaaattaaaaagaagataatagTTAGCTtattagaaatatttaaacaAGCTTCTCTTAAAAATATGGAATCTATAATTAAAACTGGGAATTCGGAAATTTCTAGTTTTAGAATTGCTTATTaattgaatatataaattataaatgaagaGTATTAAGgtatattcattaaaattatttatatatttaaaatagactaaaaaaataataacaattaaCTAGTCtaataaaagagaaaagtGATAAGAATTAcatttaaaatgaaaaatttcaATTGATTCTTTAGATGAATAGAGTTTTAAATCAgtttttataaagaaataatatttatgtattaaatagaaaattattaaaaaattctttatatattaaaaaaaaaaaaaagattaaaatatatttacatattatataattttctaaaaatataatttattaaaattgttttttttattatttcttttttgttaataaataaggagaaaagtatatataacCTTCAGCATTGTTAGAACTTGCTCATTATTTCCTTCTAATGCAATTAAgccatataattttattataaaaatgattgaAACAATTATTAtacctttttttaattttttttcttaatatatatatatatatcactACCTTTAGTTATTTCCCAatgatatttaaaatttatttgttttactTGTcgtatttcataaaaaattaaaaactagttaaatggaaaataaaaataaaaaaaaaaagtatcttttgcttttttacttctttatggcatattttaaaaaattgaatttatggaaaaaagtatattttgaaTTGAATTTATcatctaaattatttttaatattgcCATAGCCTTTTTTAAAGTGGACTTCTTTGATcctttctttatatttaaagataatatattttttatattgtatttttttaaatctttatattttataaaaaaaaaaaaataattatatatagcatatttaaattaaatctGTTATGTACATCATatttaaatactttttttaagttataatattaatctatatatagtttatactttttacaaaaattgtAAGAAAGAATGAATAAAaccattttctttttacttttattcaaatataaagaaatttataataattttagtaAAAATGGTTTTATGgtttttattcttttctttattaggtagatttattttaaatattctttttaaatgagatatcttattataaattttttttttttatcatatattttaaaaatttttagtatatatattttgaaaaaaattaaagtaatACGttaatgcaaaaaaaaatgaaatctAATGGGCACCATAATTTTATAAccaatattttctatttaatcaaatattttaatatttgtaaaatataaataatattattttaaagtaTTGTATTTTtccattatatttaatataaatatatagttTTACATTCAGTATATgtgaaaaattaatagaataTCCAGTCTTTTTGTGTAgactaatttttatataaatgtcagtataatttaaagaaacAACCGTAAATATTAAGgcaattttttctatttttataattctataaatcttatgaatttttttatttttagtacAAAAATTGATTTtgcaaaaatttttattttattattcttttcaGAATccaatgaaatatatatatattttttaattgttaataaataatttttattttactaattaataacaaaaaaaaaatatattttaataaaataaaatggaaGTATTTCACTACGTTTTTGCATAAGTTATTAACATTTTCAAGAAATAttgaattttaaaaaaaattcatacgttaattttatcattctttaaaaaaattattaaaccaatatataaaaataaaatgacttattttttatatttcaagtcgatattttttaaaatcattaattttaaaaaacataatataaaagaatcaTTTAAAACTTATATCTAGTcaaatttacatatataacaaagattttttttcttcattatcttTGGAAttagagaaaataaaaatataataatatttacaaatatttatttcaaaaaaaaaattttattcgTTTTATACTTTAATAAGAATTCTATATAAAGAATGGTTTCTTCTAAATTTTTGCAATACTTTATACCCCaattatcatatttatttgCGTCTAATAAACTAATTACAATAAATATGAAACATTTTATAAGATGccaatttaaaaagaaaagaaaaaatgtttaataattaaaataatataaatttatacatctattatatttttattatgaatacatgaaataaaaaaaaaatttttgatcaattaaaaaaaaagaaaaaaactaatggaattaattttttaaatcacatattttttaaacacaaattaaaaacttaaatttattaaaaatactcttaatttttcaataaataatgaaacattaaaagataaaaaagatatatatttgtgCTTTATATTTAgcatattaaaatatatttataaaaaattaattataatgcaaataaaaaaataaatttattttctgttaatcttcattttatttttgaagctctttgtttattttaattttcatttatataaaaatactttttatataatataaatgaatatcaaaaaaaaaaaaaaaaatcctttTCAGCtgaaaaaatatctttttgaatataaaaataataaattattttataataaatttaatatgcagcgttatttttacattatttagtttaaatttaatttttactatttttttttttataatgttaatttttctttatataatatttataaagagGATATTATTAAAACCTATAGAAGAAAGTTATCttgtttattattattctatttttataaaaaaatatgaagaatttaaatataaaaataatattgatcttaatttttataaaatataagattatttttatttggtTATGcatatcttttaataatgGGTTATGAGTTTGACATAAAACtgttgtatttttttttttttttttaatatttatgtgtattttatgtattttaaaatttaattaaaataaaaaatataatattattcaattaaaaattaatttgacCTCTTTAGAtgtgaaatttttttaatttcaccTTTGCAtgtattattaaaagataaataaataaaaatgcaaTTCACATatgcaaatataaaaaatgtaacatctcttgtaaaaaaataaggatgATCTTAatgtaatatttaattgtatcattttatttacatttttagaaataatattaggacataaaagattaaaatattttaaaaaaagaaaaaaacagaTTAAGCTTATGtagtattattttaaaagttaTCTTAAAAGATAAGATATggtcaaaaaataaaaagattttATCAGTTATAGAAAAATTTACAACTTGATGCAATAATATTGCATGCATTTAAAGTAAGTAGAACAACAATTTGtatgattttaattttatcctatattttttttaaatgaattatttatgctttttatttttattaattatgttTCTATAcagtattaataaaaaaaaaaaattaacaaaaaataattttaatttattgtaatttgaaataaaaattattttaattttttttattatattttattttactgatgtaatatatttttttttgtaattcatatacatatataattttaaaaaaaaacactattgtattcattatatatatatatatatatatatattttttatttaatatgaaattatcaaaaatattcttattttttaatttgttgtcatttattcatttattagAGAAATACTTATCATCTGAGATTAAAAGACTTGGTCATTCTTCAATAAAAGAGTCTAAAAATACTCCACATTTACAAACTTCCCTTTCATCTAACACATTTGAAGAAACAGAATTACTTGACGATTACAATTCagaacaacaaaaaaaatcagAATGTGATAATGCATATTTTGACGATAATCTTTGTTGCTCATACGTACTTATAGAAccattaaatgaaaaaaactGTAATcctagaaaaaataataaaaaattaagaaaaggaaaatttaCATTTAACGAAGATTTGTCCCTCGATTGCTTTTGCTACTCTTCATGTGAAAGTCTGAATGAATTAATTGAAAACACTTATGAATCTCGTAAATATTACAGAAAAAAATCAGAAGTCGATgatgatttatttttagatTCTTTACCTATCTATGATAATGATTATTCTTTAAATGATCCTGGTGAATTTTCCCAGGAAAAAGTTGATAATTTAGCAAAAAATACACAAATAGAGAATGAACAATTGCAAGATAGTGATGATTCAAATCACTCGAATGCTGTACAATGTGATATTTTAGAATCaatttataagaaaaaatatacttcTTCAGATATTTTTAAACTAATAAAAAGGGAGGCTGAAATTTTAGAAGTAAAACTTAGTTTAAAAGATTACACATTTTCAAGTAGTTCAGAAGATGATGAATCGTCTTCTGAGGGAGATATATCAAAATTTACAAAAGTCAGATTTAATATCTTTGATAAATTTAATGTTAATTATACTTATGATATGTTTCTTAAGAGTCACAACTTAAGTAATTCTATGCGAAATGATAATATGTTATCTGCTGAGCCTTTTGAACTTGATAATAGTTATCATAGGGTTactacatatatttattttaagaagtatgtattaaaattattatatgatGGTTATAAAGAATTAGAAGAAATCGATAAAATACGTGCattgttaaaaataaaagatttaaatGACTTTACTTCCAAAATATCATGTATGAATTTAGTATTTCTCAcgaatgaagaaaaagaagatttACTTATAGATGCTGCACTTCTATTATATAAAGCATATAAAAGTGAAAACCAATTTTAGTATATCATGGATAATTCATAGAAgtactaattttattattaaatattactaAGAATTAAcagttttaaaaattatgttcctataataaaaaaaggaaaactTATGATCATATCAAAATATTTGATCTTTTAcacaaattttaaaaaaatatgattttatatttgtagaaattaaattataaaattaataaaactcTATATTCTTTATAGGGAAAATTAAATAGTAATGAAAATTTGTTCAAAATTTTGTGTCCCCAGTTTATTATgcaattaaataaaaattatgttcacctaaaaaaattaatgaaaaatataataatgaaacaTATAATTAGAGAATTTTTATGGAAGCTAAAAGatttgtaaaattaaaatatttttattttttaggaTTTATTTTGtagtttttatattttttaatttgtagttttttttttctaattaatagatttttatttgacaaaatataaatatgctatattatatgaaaatttcattttaattgtttttttattaaatttgattttttttttgattctcattaaattattaaaaaaattgtgtaCATAGCATCATAAatatgttaatttttttttaattaaattgtttcattttattatttattgttatatttaataattttcattactttttttttctcctaACTCTCATATACATATAActattttaaatttcttaAGATTGAATGTGTTTCTTAATCTTTTGGAATTTTAAATaggataaaataaaatgtaagAGTTTTGTATTTCATCTTAGGAATTTGAAATATCCTAAGACATGAAAGGCATGTacttaagtttttttttttttacgtatatatataatatatattttaaatagatATTGGgatgaataataataaaaaaaaaaatataattttttttttttaaattggtGAATAattaatgttaaaaaaagataaaattttatgGCACACGAaagttaaatttttgttaaagATGGTCTATGTatgtatattatatatatatatttttaatatttataaaattatttaagtttTAAGAAAATAGTTTATGTAAaactatataaaattttttataaatttttaacaaattgagaataataaaatattcatttaacGTATTcattcaaatattttaaatattaaatagaTTGTTCATTTTATGTCATTGGTTAATAAAGGATAATATTaatcttttataatataattaattgtTTGTTTGGAATATAGCGAAATTAGCCATGAATTCactgtttaaaaaaaaagaatttgacaatttcttttttgagatatttattttgttaaatttttcttcattttataaataagaaaaaaaaattatttttttttttttttttgtattgaaacaaaaaatttcaataaataatttttgtaaaatttgtttttatgaatatttaatttttacatatttttgaaattctgctaataataattaaatttttttttgttgttttaattaaataa
This window contains:
- the SIAP2 gene encoding sporozoite invasion-associated protein 2, putative; the protein is MKLSKIFLFFNLLSFIHLLEKYLSSEIKRLGHSSIKESKNTPHLQTSLSSNTFEETELLDDYNSEQQKKSECDNAYFDDNLCCSYVLIEPLNEKNCNPRKNNKKLRKGKFTFNEDLSLDCFCYSSCESLNELIENTYESRKYYRKKSEVDDDLFLDSLPIYDNDYSLNDPGEFSQEKVDNLAKNTQIENEQLQDSDDSNHSNAVQCDILESIYKKKYTSSDIFKLIKREAEILEVKLSLKDYTFSSSSEDDESSSEGDISKFTKVRFNIFDKFNVNYTYDMFLKSHNLSNSMRNDNMLSAEPFELDNSYHRVTTYIYFKKYVLKLLYDGYKELEEIDKIRALLKIKDLNDFTSKISCMNLVFLTNEEKEDLLIDAALLLYKAYKSENQF